A window of the Ostrea edulis chromosome 1, xbOstEdul1.1, whole genome shotgun sequence genome harbors these coding sequences:
- the LOC125659161 gene encoding uncharacterized protein LOC125659161 isoform X2 has protein sequence MVTRPVTRRQLIRCHVVRIPKAQVCTKVYTESTYDTFLKSEHMKFVERLHINSVLDNLLEDHVLSPSDHENIRQLNHNRKDQVRFLLMRLRRYGPYVFQRFKKTLDKTDIECKNSISDDQLHRKCTNLECVFCLIAKRVDVRDSIDLLYSKGLVHQGTMEAMLCCLLPSETIWKMAFMNIREHGDLQKHIETIQEAIPKQYSDIKENLHHVHELHMCNSCQGVKLFSTFKNNQNTSKFDTLPTVCKEEASVSIKFSNQASTMGKDKRFGGRSESDECEDGFKNITSEEQDRENEDIVELRSKKSDHRRFGFAPESMSSTGTQTLDDLLRFHEDWLDSGDSTVTSTSKRDLRRTQSDGGDTNHILSSIRIRRSQSDRKKKETTHKSQQLGRSLFQNREKVLSPSNTRKKLNLCPSGKQSQPETSPLHYRRNNVHDPPIPPSNIEKEPYPFRTTVQRSYSDRREIRRSPERRRRHTLSGAHYTVNIDQQF, from the exons ATGGTTACGAGGCCAGTGACGAGACGTCAACTGATTCGTTGTCATGTTGTTCGAATACCGAAAGCACAGGTATGTACCAAGGTATACACAG AATCGACATATGATACGTTTTTGAAGTCGGAACACATGAAATTTGTGGAGCGTTTACATATCAACTCCGTATTGGACAACCTGTTGGAAGATCATGTTCTATCGCCATCAGATCACGAGAACATCCGACAGCTGAACCACAACCGAAAAGATCAGGTTCGCTTTCTTCTAATGCGTCTTCGTCGGTATGGTCCATATGTATTTCAGCGCTTCAAGAAAACCCTCGATAAGACAGACATTGAATGCAAAAATTCCATTTCTGATGATCAGCTGCACAGGAAATGTACAAATTTAGAATGTGTCTTTTGCCTCATAGCAAAACGTGTTGACGTCAGAGATTCCATAGATCTGCTCTACAGCAAGGGCTTGGTACATCAGGGAACAATGGAAGCCATGTTGTGCTGCCTCCTACCGTCGGAAACTATCTGGAAAATGGCTTTCATGAATATTCGTGAACATGGAGACCTACAAAAACATATCGAAACAATACAAGAAGCTATACctaaacagtactcagacatTAAAGAAAACCTGCATCACGTGCATGAATTACACATGTGCAATTCGTGTCAAGGTGTGAAACTTTTTTCAACATTCAAAAACAACCAGAACACTAGCAAGTTTGACACCTTGCCCACGGTGTGTAAAGAAGAAGCGTCAGTGTcgattaaattttcaaatcaagcTAGTACTATGGGAAAAGATAAAAGATTCGGAGGACGGTCGGAAAGTGACGAATGTGAGGATGGCTTTAAAAACATAACATCAGAAGAACAAGAcagagaaaatgaagatataGTGGAGCTCAGATCGAAGAAATCTGACCATAGAAGATTTGGATTTGCTCCGGAGTCTATGAGCAGCACCGGTACACAAACTCTAGACGATTTGTTGCGTTTCCACGAAGATTGGCTTGATTCAGGTGACTCTACAGTTACTAGTACTTCAAAGAGAGACCTGCGCCGCACGCAATCAGACGGAGGAGATACAAATCATATTCTTTCTTCCATTCGTATCCGTCGAAGTCAGTCTGACCGAAAGAAGAAAGAAACCACACACAAATCACAACAATTAGGAAGATCTCTATTTCAAAACCGGGAAAAAGTACTTTCTCCGTCAAACACCAGGAAAAAACTTAATTTGTGTCCATCAGGAAAACAATCTCAACCAGAAACAAGTCCTTTGCATTACAGAAGAAATAATGTCCATGATCCTCCCATTCCTCCGTCAAATATTGAGAAAGAACCGTATCCATTTAGGACGACGGTTCAGCGATCATATAGCGACAGAAGAGAGATCCGCAGATCCCCTGAAAGGAGGAGGAGACATACGCTGTCCGGAGCGCATTACACCGTGAACATTGATCAACAGTTTTAG
- the LOC125659161 gene encoding uncharacterized protein LOC125659161 isoform X1, which translates to MAGSFEELLKEMQAIHVKLNRQEEVLSVISGKLDQPVKIDNNIRYCRHGYEASDETSTDSLSCCSNTESTESTYDTFLKSEHMKFVERLHINSVLDNLLEDHVLSPSDHENIRQLNHNRKDQVRFLLMRLRRYGPYVFQRFKKTLDKTDIECKNSISDDQLHRKCTNLECVFCLIAKRVDVRDSIDLLYSKGLVHQGTMEAMLCCLLPSETIWKMAFMNIREHGDLQKHIETIQEAIPKQYSDIKENLHHVHELHMCNSCQGVKLFSTFKNNQNTSKFDTLPTVCKEEASVSIKFSNQASTMGKDKRFGGRSESDECEDGFKNITSEEQDRENEDIVELRSKKSDHRRFGFAPESMSSTGTQTLDDLLRFHEDWLDSGDSTVTSTSKRDLRRTQSDGGDTNHILSSIRIRRSQSDRKKKETTHKSQQLGRSLFQNREKVLSPSNTRKKLNLCPSGKQSQPETSPLHYRRNNVHDPPIPPSNIEKEPYPFRTTVQRSYSDRREIRRSPERRRRHTLSGAHYTVNIDQQF; encoded by the exons ATGGCTGGCTCCTTTGAGGAACTGTTGAAAGAGATGCAAGCAATCCACGTAAAGCTAAACAGACAAGAAGAAGTTTTAAGCGTTATATCAGGAAAACTAGACCAACCAGTAAAAATTGATAACAACATTCGCTACTGTCGTCATGGTTACGAGGCCAGTGACGAGACGTCAACTGATTCGTTGTCATGTTGTTCGAATACCGAAAGCACAG AATCGACATATGATACGTTTTTGAAGTCGGAACACATGAAATTTGTGGAGCGTTTACATATCAACTCCGTATTGGACAACCTGTTGGAAGATCATGTTCTATCGCCATCAGATCACGAGAACATCCGACAGCTGAACCACAACCGAAAAGATCAGGTTCGCTTTCTTCTAATGCGTCTTCGTCGGTATGGTCCATATGTATTTCAGCGCTTCAAGAAAACCCTCGATAAGACAGACATTGAATGCAAAAATTCCATTTCTGATGATCAGCTGCACAGGAAATGTACAAATTTAGAATGTGTCTTTTGCCTCATAGCAAAACGTGTTGACGTCAGAGATTCCATAGATCTGCTCTACAGCAAGGGCTTGGTACATCAGGGAACAATGGAAGCCATGTTGTGCTGCCTCCTACCGTCGGAAACTATCTGGAAAATGGCTTTCATGAATATTCGTGAACATGGAGACCTACAAAAACATATCGAAACAATACAAGAAGCTATACctaaacagtactcagacatTAAAGAAAACCTGCATCACGTGCATGAATTACACATGTGCAATTCGTGTCAAGGTGTGAAACTTTTTTCAACATTCAAAAACAACCAGAACACTAGCAAGTTTGACACCTTGCCCACGGTGTGTAAAGAAGAAGCGTCAGTGTcgattaaattttcaaatcaagcTAGTACTATGGGAAAAGATAAAAGATTCGGAGGACGGTCGGAAAGTGACGAATGTGAGGATGGCTTTAAAAACATAACATCAGAAGAACAAGAcagagaaaatgaagatataGTGGAGCTCAGATCGAAGAAATCTGACCATAGAAGATTTGGATTTGCTCCGGAGTCTATGAGCAGCACCGGTACACAAACTCTAGACGATTTGTTGCGTTTCCACGAAGATTGGCTTGATTCAGGTGACTCTACAGTTACTAGTACTTCAAAGAGAGACCTGCGCCGCACGCAATCAGACGGAGGAGATACAAATCATATTCTTTCTTCCATTCGTATCCGTCGAAGTCAGTCTGACCGAAAGAAGAAAGAAACCACACACAAATCACAACAATTAGGAAGATCTCTATTTCAAAACCGGGAAAAAGTACTTTCTCCGTCAAACACCAGGAAAAAACTTAATTTGTGTCCATCAGGAAAACAATCTCAACCAGAAACAAGTCCTTTGCATTACAGAAGAAATAATGTCCATGATCCTCCCATTCCTCCGTCAAATATTGAGAAAGAACCGTATCCATTTAGGACGACGGTTCAGCGATCATATAGCGACAGAAGAGAGATCCGCAGATCCCCTGAAAGGAGGAGGAGACATACGCTGTCCGGAGCGCATTACACCGTGAACATTGATCAACAGTTTTAG